The DNA segment AAACTAAAGACTGAGTTGGAGGTTAATGTGGAAGAACAATGGAAAAAACCCTTTCCCTCTTCGTCTCTCCGTCACTCAGGCCATACAGTCCCTATTTCCTCGCCTGCCAGACTCTGGGAGAGGGACGTCCTTGTTTGATCGGGGGACTGCAGCAGCGGGACCTGAAGGTGACAAACTGAGATTGGACGCGTATCCGTTCCTGAGTTCAGGTGAGTTTAAATACTGAAAGAGTATTTAGAAATCAGCCCAACAGAAGGTAAATTAGGAGGTGAAGTATGAGAGAATTTATTGTTAAGAAAATAAGAGGCCAGATTAGCTTTGACGTCGACATTTTAGTGTTGGTACGTAAACACACGGacggtgtgtgggggggtattTGTCTGACCGTGTACTCCTGCCTTTGTCTGCACATCCTGGCTCTCTAGGTGTGCATCAGAATGTGCGCCTTTGTGCAGCCTTAAAACGGCAGCGTGTaaacagacatacacacatgttCACCCCTGATCACACGGCTGTCCTCAGGTCCTACaccctccccttctccccctctccccctcccctgtgTCCCAGCTGTCCTAATCCCTTCCCAGGCAGGAAGGCCCTAATTGAGGGTGCAGGCTCCAGTTTGTGGCCTGTGGGCGCCCATTACTGTGTTTTCATAAGCAAGTGAGGCCTGCCTGACTGATTCAATATTCATGTGTCTGCCAGCTACTTCTGGCCCAGCACACACAGACTTCAACGCTGTCAAATTAGCCCTGCATAGTAAATaacagagcaggagggagagactgcgagcagagagggagaagcttTGAGTTGTCAGTTGGAAGGAAGTACAGTAGGTTTAGAGGCAATGCTTTTGTTAGTTCATTAAAATTGGATTTCAGCATCACCTCAGAGTTACCTCCTTCCCTGCCACCAAGCGTCGGCTACAAGGAACTGAATTCAGCCTGTTGGTGGAGCGAATCATGATCTGACCAttagaggagggaagggaagtcAGTTtcagctgaccctgaccctgaccctaaccctaaccctgaccctgatcctaaccctgaccctgaccctaatcctaaccctgaccctgaccctaatcctaaccctgaccctaaccctgaccctgaccctgaccctaaccctaaccctgaccctgaccctgaccctgaccctaaccctgaccctgaccctgaccctaaccctgaccctccgCTGCATTCTGGATCACTTTGGTCCAAAGGTTTCAGTTAGCGTTGGTCTTCAGCGAAGTGGcaaatctgtgtgtttattccacAGCCTAGCATCCAAAGCTATCGTTCCAAGCTCGCCGCCTGTCGTTACGTCGCTGACTCTGTTGTAATGAGCGTCCCAGCTGCTAATGAGCGTCCCAGCTGCTAATGAGCGTCCCAGCTGCTAATGAGCGTCCCAGCTGCTGTATTTCAGGAGACTTTTGGCCCTCGACACAACTAACCCTACTTGGATTTTCTCTCTTCTAGGCGCCCCGTGTTACTCCAAACCGCCGTCCCTGCTGGGCCCGTACCCACGTAACCCACCCTTTGACTATCCCTGGGGTTTCAATCCTTACCTCCCAGGGGCCTTCTCTCTCAATAACTGCCCCAAACTGCCCCCTGGCTCTCTCTATCCCTCCCAGTTCTACCCCAACCCTTTGCAAAGCAGTCTTTCCCAACTGCCGCACCCCTTCTCCTCCGTGCTTCCTCCAGGGGAGACAGGTGCAGGGGAGAGGGGCACAGTGGGGCAAACAGGAGGAGCAAACGGCACAGCGGGGGGGCAGCCGATCAGACTGTCCCTGCCCACGTACCCGGGTAGCCTGTCAATGGGTCGGACAGACATCGGGGCAGCGTTGGGGGACAGGGTGCAGGTCAGTCCTCCAGGTACAGGACTCAGTCTAGGAATTGGGGCAGTCAGCCTGGGACCCGGGACGGGGGCAGGCCCGCAGAGCCCcacagaaaggagaggagaggtcaaGCAGGACCCGGAGTTGGACTCAGACCTGGAAATCACGGATCTTAGCGACTGCAGTTCGGACAATGAAAATGAGCACGAGTACAGCCTGGTGAAGGGCTCCAGCCTGGCCAACCAGTCCCAGCTCATGTTGGATGGGAAAAAGGGAAGTATACTTCCACCCATTacatctctgccccccccctcatcccCACACCCCCTGAAGACCCTGCTGCCCATCAGCCCCCCACCTCCAACCCTGCCCCCATCACTCTCCCCTTCCACGGCTCTGCacgacagacacagagagacagagactctGAAGATGCTGCACAGCTAAAGCAGCCGCCGCCACTCTGCCCTCTGCTcactctctttttctctcctttcataCTCAGAGACACTTTTCTGGTTTTTAACATCCAGTCACACTCTAATTGGCACGTTTACCAAGTGAACTACTTCACTACTGCTCCTTACTGTGTACCTTTTTAACGAACCTACAGCCTTTATGTCTCGACTTTCCAAAATATCAACGTTTTTGAGGAGACACAGCTCTTAATTAGCATTTCCTCCGTCTTGTAATGACACTTTCTGTTTTTCAGGTGATGAAATACAaatatcaacaacaacaacaacatcccaCTATCTTTAGCAGCCATAGTCCGATGTCCTGTGACTCTATAGTTTGGTTTTATAAGCTTTTCTATATTAAAAAACAAGCGAAGACTGGTCACctaccgccacctagtggctgCTCGGTTGATGGCAGCGCTCAGAATCAGCGCAGCTCAACTGTGAACGGAGAGATTTTCTGTTGCACTTATTTTAactatatattttatattttcttgtTGGTTAAAAACCTGCATTTTCATAGATGTTAATTGTGGTAGTATGTGAGTATTTATTTGGTCCTGTGAGTCAAGTGTTTTCCTGCACAATTTTctaaaaggaaaggaaaagagagcAGATGGAGCTGGACCCATCGAAAACTTTGTATCAATATTTCAGTGTATATGTTTTATTATGGTGTACATTACATTCAATTATTATACACTATATTGAGATTTAGCTGTATTTGGTGTGATTTAATTCAGTATTTAAACAGATTGGAGAAATTATAACTTGTCGGTGTATGAAAGTTTAATATTTTAACGGCGAATCTGCACTCTGAAGATGTTGTTGTGTTTCTACGACAGCGAGGCGGCAGAGTTCACACTGGGAATTGTCTGATTTTCTTAAACCCAATTAATTGTGCCCTTTGGTCATTTTTGCAAAATGTCCAATGCATAAACCCTTAAAAAAACATACTGGTAgaattatttttatatttagtATTCACCTGGTGGGTCTGTAATTAGTCTGATGTGAATAATACCAGGATTCACCGTTTCTTTTTGAAACCCTTCtctcaaatgtgtttttaaatttctttttctCGGCCAAAGCGAAGCCATCCCGTCTGTTCCCGATGTGATGAACCAACGCGGCTGCCATCAGTCTCGCCTGACACCACGTGGTGCAGCTATATTGTAAAGTTCATGTAAAGCTTTGTTTGTTGAGTTGCTATTGAGAAGAGTCCGCCTCCACATGGAGTCGAGTAAAAGCTGTAAATGCTGTTTCATTTCTGTGTAGCCTCTGTGCTCGTGCACATCCAGAGAATTTGGTggttttctctttgttttactgtaaaaagaaacaatgcaaagtgctgggaaaaaagaagaagaagattaaTATCTTTAAAGCAATAAACACTATTCTGGATAGTGCACTTattattgtctgtgtgtgttttaagaaCTGGATTAATTAGGCAGAAATGGAGAGAAACGAAGTATTTTGGGATGCATTTTAGTATCCGTCAAAATCTGGATTTTTGGTGTTTGAGTAGTTTCTAATCTCttctgaaaagaaaatattctTAAAAGAAAACCACTACTTTCATCCAAGCAAATATAATTACTATCaaataaaaatatagatttCATTCTATTACAATTTGTATTTTATcataaataaaatagattttcaGTCATACTGATCATCTTTTGGAACTATTGACTTTTGTACAGCAACAAcaatcaataacaataataataataatgataataataataaaatgccAGCGGAACCGGTCGTGTTTATGCGTGTCCACACGGTGGCGCTCAAAGGTTAGCCTCTAGTTATTGGGAGGAAAAGTTACTGATTTGAACTCTGCAAACAGACTAAATACACTTGGTGCTGCTTCTTTCGCTCGGATTTGCACCGGTGAAGCGTTTCACATCAACGAGGACAAGAGTCCAAACGGAGTTTCGGCCCCTGGAAGTTGTAAAAAACCGAAGCTGCAGCCCGGTGGGGGGAAGCTGCAGCCCGGTGGGGGGAAGCTGCAGCCCGGTGGGGGGAAACTTCAGCCCGGTGGGGGGAAGCTGCAGCCCGGTGGGGGAAGCTGCAGCCCGGTGGGGGAAAGCTTCAGCCCGGTGGGGGGGAAGCTGCAGCCCGGTGGGGGAAGCTTCAGCCCGGTGGGGGGAAGCTGCAGCCCGGTGGGGGGAAGCTGCAGCCCGGGGGAGGGAAGCTTCAGCCCGGTGGGGGGAAGCTTCAGCCCGGTGGGGGGAAGCTGCAGCCCGGGGGAGGGAAACTTCAGCCCGGTGGGGGAAGCTGCAGCCCGGGGGGAGGGAAACTTCAGCCCGGTGGGGGGAAGCTGCAGCCCGGTGGGGGGAAGCTGCAGCCCGGGGGAGGGAAACTTCAGCCCGGTGGGGGAAGCTGCAGCCCGGTGGGGGAAGCTGCAGCCCGGGGAGGGAAGCTTCAGCCCGGTGGGGGGAAACTTCAGCCCGGTGGGGGGAAGCTGCAGCCCGGTGGGGGAAGCTTCAGCCCGGTGGGGGGAAGCTTCAGCCCGGTGGGGGAAGCTTCATGCAGGCGGTGCTCCCCAGACTCGGAGCCAGAAGCACCGTCCCTGCAGGCTCCCCGAGCAGCGCGCGCACGCGGGGACGCCTGCGTTTGTAACACGGGGCGGACAAACGTGGCTCTGACGCCGCCGGTCCCGGTCCCGGTTCCGGTCTTACGGGTCAGGGAACGAGGGGAAGGTTGACCTTTGTCTTTCACTCGCAACGTGGTGCGTTTGCCCCTCGGAGCGCCGCGCGCGCCGCCGCagctcctttttcctttttttcacgCGCACTTCCGCGTACAATGTTTTTCTCTCACTGACGCACCAGCAACTTTCCCGCAGCGAAGCGTCCCGCGTTTGGGCTCTTTTCCTCTGCACGAACGGGTGAGTACGGTGCTGTAACCCTCTGCGGGGCTCCCGCAAACGTTCCCGAGTGTTCGGAGAGTTTTGTGTCCGGCCGCGGCGGCTTTTGGAGCCGTTTTAGCGAGACAAcggccccccaccccccccaccccccccgagCTGCAGACGCGTTGGGCCGCATGCAGGAATGCTGCGCTCCTGAGCTCCGAACTTTGTCCCGTTGGGATTCTGATAcgaattctttaacattctggGCAACGGGCCGATGGTTGAGACCCAGAATGAGAACCGAACCGAGTTCGAGGAGGAGTTGTAGACgttctgagcagaggagagctcCAGGTAAGTTAGCGGAGTTTggccgtgcgtgcgtgcgtgcgtgagtctTGTGAACATTCTGCTTTGATTCCCTCCTGTGACAGTAGACAGGAACGCGGGTCCGCGGCTCACTCCAGGTTCCGCCCGGTCCGTTCATGTCCGGGTCCCTTCTGGATCGTTTTCTTCTTCTATGTGTGAAATCTGTGTTCCCGTCTCATGGTGGACAGCATGGAAGCGGCTCTGAGCCCCCCAGCCCCCCTCACTGGGGAGTGGGTGGAGGTCTGGGTGCAGACGCTCCTCAGTAATTAGTCTGGATGTAATTGATTATCCCTGATGATTCTGGGACAGTGTCTGTGCGTCCTGGTCGGTGCTTCATAACTGTGCGTTGCCATCGGTTGAATGACCGTTGGCTCCTCCCCTTTCTAAATAACTCCCACTTCCAAGAAATATAGTGTTTGAACAATCTAGCAGTTAGTTTCTTTGACTTTGGCTCTCACACTTAAATGCACTTAataatgaggtgtgtgtgtgtgtgtgtgtgggggggggggtgctggtgtgtttgcagctggTGGTTGCAAAGTCTGCAGTGTTTCCCCGCTGCACCCTGGAGGCCCCATGTGAAGCatggccacttcctgtcacgcTCCGCtagacaggaggagcagcgcacttgtcctctcctccctctcctctcctctcctctcctccctctcctctcctccctctcctctcctctcctccctctcctctcctccctctcctccccttcctctcctctcctctcctccctctcctctcctccctctcctctcctctcctccctctcctctcctccctctcctccccttcctctcctctcctctcctccctctcctctcctcctctcctccccttcctctcctctcctccctctcctctcctccctctcctctcctccctctcctctcctctcctccctctcctctcctccctctcctcccctccctctcctcccctctcctctcctcccctccctctcctctcctctcctctcctctcctctcctctcctctcctctcccctctcccccccccccccctctacatTTACGAGTGCAGACTTGTCTGGAGCCTAAATTCTACCTTCTCTTCCTTTAAAGGAATGTTGGATATCGTCTCTGtgccgctctctctctctctctctcctagtTTCTATTGTCACACTCGTTCCTAAACTCACCCATAACCGACATCTCGGAGTGGGTCCAGAGATTAACAGGTCAGGTGGTAACAGACAGGCCGACTCTAGCAGGTTCTGTAGAACAGTGAGGGGATGTCTTCTGGACCTGAAGCAGTTTTACAGCCTAATAATCTACCGTCGTTGGGCCGGGACTTCAAACGAAGCCCAGGTATTAGAgcgacacacacagcagagaaggAGGCGGAGCACAGAGGTGGTGAAGTGGtggcgtgcatgtgtgagtggacACATGATGGTACCGCGCACGTCCTTGGTGACGTGCATTTGTTTAGCTGTCTGCGTGGCCACAAAGCTTCTCTGTGTATCAAGCTAACCTCTCAAAGGACTTTAGCACGACATCCCATAATCAGTGTTGTTCGTATTCTGATGGCAGAGGCTGGCATTACGAGCTAACGACCGCTATGTTTTGttgaccctgaacacaccagattattttccatttattctttttacCACCAAACACGTGTGCAAGCGTGTAGACAATAAGGCGAGCTGGATGAATTCACTGTTAAAGATGCTGAATTCACTGTGGAAGAGGCTGATTTCACTGTGGAAGAGGCTGATTTCACTGTGGAAGAGGCTGAATTCACTGTTAAAGATGCTGAATTCACTGTGGAAGAGGCTGATTTCACTGTGGAAGAGGCTGAATTCACTGTTAAAGATGCTGATTTCACTGTGGAAGAGGCTGATTTCACTGTGGAAGAGGCTGAATTCACTGTTAAAGATGCTGAATTCACTGTTAAAGATGCTGAATTCACTGTGGAA comes from the Takifugu rubripes chromosome 7, fTakRub1.2, whole genome shotgun sequence genome and includes:
- the erfl1 gene encoding ETS translocation variant 3-like protein, which encodes MDCNCVSDLLLPPVPALWTPGFAFPDWAYKPESSPGSRQIQLWHFILELLQKEEYQGVIAWQGDYGEFVIKDPDEVARLWGIRKCKPHMNYDKLSRALRYYYNKRILHKTKGKRFTYKFNFSKVVLVNYPILDMANCPFFLTQNHFNGGSAAPDCSPEAIQSLFPRLPDSGRGTSLFDRGTAAAGPEGDKLRLDAYPFLSSGAPCYSKPPSLLGPYPRNPPFDYPWGFNPYLPGAFSLNNCPKLPPGSLYPSQFYPNPLQSSLSQLPHPFSSVLPPGETGAGERGTVGQTGGANGTAGGQPIRLSLPTYPGSLSMGRTDIGAALGDRVQVSPPGTGLSLGIGAVSLGPGTGAGPQSPTERRGEVKQDPELDSDLEITDLSDCSSDNENEHEYSLVKGSSLANQSQLMLDGKKGSILPPITSLPPPSSPHPLKTLLPISPPPPTLPPSLSPSTALHDRHRETETLKMLHS